One Ooceraea biroi isolate clonal line C1 chromosome 6, Obir_v5.4, whole genome shotgun sequence genomic window carries:
- the LOC105276695 gene encoding mediator of RNA polymerase II transcription subunit 13 isoform X3 — MTHPSHQTNGASLEDCHTNFFALTSLCGIKWRKLVWGEVAGGFGGTPLEDPVLSSFSRCLAGDILCVWRRVAATPTTSGSAAAASAAASAPGAGIFDLGIAPSPAPPPLSLTAAKELWIFWYGEEPDLSGLVSPELIACESEQGSWESGLSYECRSLLFKALHNLIERCLLSRDFVRLGKWFVQPYNGYEKHRCSSSHLSFSFAFFVHGESTVCASVDVRQHPAVRHLTKTCLQRTQTSQSGVKVILAPYGLAGTLTGQVSRMDSQLLEEWKHFYPINTGSNPETGLPPLVEVLVGGVRMRYPSCYVLVTDMDDTPPETPLSPPSSPVTCERPLLTQQEISAATELPERVWAECTLSSPVSASKTESSTEPGTWTFVEPTQKSSCTCSCSKYTTLGGWKSLASSQVQRERVDKGGRRVVPFHRRSTTQWDTCPSVPANAPRSVLSRTEAPSTPPGGPPSYSRGPPTGGDCLPIPSVGSPGSPAPSPLLTPHSEPASVPPAEPTMPTLSPQPPSSHTNTAPPLTPSQGPKSISSACNNQVHSPSVPGPVLKRPILTSREYEGALLEDEQSLSWLYDYSTQEAWLNHPVKRFKVVNTIGPPTNRSNTLYPPIINSQTHQSQAPKLEIKQEPVAVGECIGRRTDPYEFDATGEENGTNVDGLRRQRDDPSKPGSLFTSEGLQPSYKDLDQIFDNSDPDTSSDETNLNQLQIQTPPGSNKSGGLHEETRIEGASKNNRGVTVLRPEELSKMFPTPPSLEHNPVASPCQLSDPLMDQTELVMPVRPLRHLPDIYPNMGSPQEEPIDDWSYVFKPAAICKMVGSSKYAPLTNLPSQSLPSITLPSHCVYRPSWQCNSASTNQADKPVQPTRPGSVQQQQQQQQQQQQQQQQQQQQQQQQQQPACPPSPAPPYRTATLTGRPPPPPYDQPSPATSTTSSYLNKNLNSIEADTPGPARAPESNSLVVNILLGDTALNIFRDHNFDSCSLCVCNAGPKVVGNIKGADAGVYLTNSWAGSALFQDDDPIRCSCGFSAVVNRRLAHRAGLFYEDEMEITGVAEDPAEKKKGSLAAVACPGTKAVPDGLDAIPPNVLELLREQCLIVQSAASSLYRAARICATTKSYPTLTPTVNTLEFTDGNEVCVAALDQGKLDGAHERGARVNGVHRWVFLRARGPQCSGDIVRMMRSLQPLLQDAVQKKCTTRMWEAPYTVAGPLTWRQFHRLAGRGTDDRCEPQPIPALVVGYDRDWLSLSPYAVCFWEKLSLEPFAGPRDVAYVVVAPDSDCIVNRVKSFFRELSCTYEICRLGRHAPISKQLRDGILRVGKSTAQKPAVKQSTDDWFKLLGENHIGELLRLYAQVCNHRLAPYLTQVIQDRSLLDSNESQPPNKQQQQSTIPVSDTMPATPDVLTTKPESVEAENPRSETPSSSTTTSQTTTNTSGNTTPTSQTTSTTTPITTTTGPDEEEIEPPAIVVYFVEPFSLGGTEDPDRRRLAILGLLRIYSSAINNMPENMRSNIHVQIISLESIMELGRARERRKIQDEMRALALNVFLQGRRLLNHNSTVKSLTGFGTAAAADLFLKSKDERNKAPYQLYAPAFVLAPLRAKSEAPESFGMARPEECAVLYLSYCLSEDQSWLLAAATDDRGEIFETATINIDIPNRKRRKRASARRIGLQKLMDFILGVMSQGVQPWRLVVGRVGRIGHGELKGWSWLLSRKALLKASKHLKEICGQCSLLYPSAAPCVLSACLVSLEPDSTLRLMADQFTPDERFSQASVNCQLSTPQDVTCTHILVFPTSATTQSSQTAFQEQHNVPELGDDELFSALNDDMPEGMEAMGDFNDIFNVWPEPGAGGGQSPSGSPHRPEGSPHGGDGGGSGLGNHDGPGSPFPCSNTPRTAIAEQAEEVGTLLQQPLALGYLVSTAPTGRMPPWFWAACPHLENACPVFLKNALHLHSPAIQQNSDDLLQQQSAPTAHPLDSQYTTDVLRYVLEGYNALSWLALDANTKDRLSCLPVHVQALMHLYHATAALV, encoded by the exons CAGCCATTTGTCATTCTCCTTTGCATTCTTTGTTCATGGAGAAAGTACTGTTTGCGCGAGTGTGGATGTTAGGCAGCATCCTGCAGTGCGACATCTTACAAAGACGTGTCTACAACGTACCCAGACCTCCCAATCTGGTGTTAAGG TGATCTTAGCTCCTTACGGACTGGCGGGTACGTTAACGGGTCAGGTGAGCCGTATGGACAGTCAACTTCTCGAAGAATGGAAACACTTTTATCCGATTAATACCGGTAGTAATCCAGAGACTGGGCTTCCGCCCCTCGTGGAGGTCCTCGTCGGTGGCGTGCGCATGCGTTATCCTTCTTGTTACGTCTTGGTTACGGATATGGATGATACGCCACCCGAAACACCTCTCTCGCCGCCAAGTAGCCCCGTCACTTGCGAACGACCCCTCTTGACGCAACAGGAAATAAGCGCAGCTACCGAATTACCGGAACGCGTTTGGGCAGAATGTACTTTGAGTTCACCAGTGTCTGCTTCCAAGACAGAATCTTCCACGGAACCTGGAACCTGGACGTTTGTGGAACCGACGCAGAAGTCTTCCTGTACCTGTTCATGTTCAAA GTATACGACCCTCGGGGGTTGGAAGAGCCTGGCCTCCTCTCAGGTTCAGAGGGAAAGGGTAGATAAAGGTGGACGGAGGGTCGTACCGTTTCACCGACGCTCTACCACTCAGTGGGACACTTGTCCCTCTGTCCCTGCTAATGCCCCCAG GTCGGTACTAAGTAGAACAGAAGCACCCAGTACACCACCGGGTGGTCCTCCTTCGTACTCGCGCGGACCACCGACAGGAGGAGATTGTCTACCAATACCGTCGGTCGGCTCACCAGGTTCTCCAGCACCATCGCCCCTCTTAACTCCTCACTCCGAACCAGCGTCGGTCCCGCCCGCGGAGCCTACGATGCCAACTTTGAGCCCGCAACCTCCATCCAGTCATACAAACACTGCCCCACCCTTAACCCCGTCACAAGGGCCCAAGTCTATTTCTTCCGCGTGCAACAACCAGGTGCACAGTCCATCGGTTCCCGGACCAGTACTGAAACGACCGATTCTGACATCCAGGGAATATGAAGGTGCTCTCTTGGAGGATGAGCAATCCCTGTCCTGGCTCTATGATTATTCAACTCAGGAGGCATGGCTGAATCATCCTGTGAAACGTTTTAAAGTCGTGAACACCATTGGCCCACCAACTAACCGAAGCAACACTCTGTACCCACCAATAATAAACTCTCAAACGCACCAATCTCAAGCTCCAAAACTGGAGATCAAGCAAGAACCTGTTGCGGTT GGCGAATGTATCGGAAGAAGGACGGATCCATATGAATTTGACGCGACAGGCGAGGAAAACGGTACAAATGTCGACGGACTCAGGCGGCAGAGAGATGATCCATCTAAACCGGGATCTCTCTTCACTAGCGAGGGTCTTCAGCCATCCTACAAAGATCTAGATCAAATATTCGACAATTCTGATCCCGATACTTCCAGCGATGAAACG AATTTGAATCAGTTGCAAATACAAACACCGCCAGGCTCCAATAAATCTGGCGGATTACACGAGGAAACGAGAATAGAAGGCGCGAGCAAAAACAATCGTGGAGTCACGGTTTTGCGACCGGAGGAACTTTCCAAGATGTTTCCTACTCCACCATCCCTCGAGCATAATCCGGTCGCCTCGCCTTGCCAATTGAGCGACCCTCTCATGGACCAGACTGAGCTTGTAATGCCGGTGCGGCCACTCAGACATCTACCAGACATCTATCCCAACATGGGATCTCCACAAGAGGAACCGATCGACGATTGGTCATACGTGTTCAAGCCGGCAGCTATCTGCAAGATGGTCGGTTCTTCCAAATACGCACCTCTCACAAATCTGCCTAGCCAATCTCTGCCATCCATCACACTGCCATCGCACTGCGTATACAGACCTTCCTGGCAGTGCAATTCTGCTTCCACTAATCAGGCAGATAAGCCTGTTCAACCGACCAGACCCGGGTCCgtgcaacaacaacagcagcagcagcagcagcagcaacaacagcagcagcaacaacaacagcagcagcagcaacaacaacagccaGCTTGTCCGCCAAGTCCAGCACCACCGTATCGCACCGCCACGCTCACCGGTAGGCCGCCACCACCTCCGTATGACCAACCGAGCCCAGCTACCTCCACCACCTCTTCGTATCTTAACAAGAATCTTAATAGCATTGAGGCTGACACTCCGGGACCCGCTCGTGCACCCGAGTCAAATTCCCTCGTAGTAAATATCCTCCTAGGCGATACGGCGCTCAACATTTTCCGCGATCACAATTTCGACAGTTGCAGTTTGTGCGTGTGCAATGCCGGGCCGAAAGTGGTCGGCAACATCAAGGGCGCCGATGCGGGTGTTTATTTAACCAACTCGTGGGCAGGTTCGGCGCTCTTCCAGGACGACGATCCAATCAGGTGCAGTTGCGGGTTCAGTGCCGTAGTGAATCGCCGGCTCGCGCATCGGGCAGGCTTGTTCTACGAAGATGAGATGGAGATCACGGGCGTCGCCGAAGATCCAGCCGAGAAGAAGAAGGGCTCGCTCGCCGCGGTTGCGTGTCCCGGCACGAAAGCGGTCCCGGACGGTCTTGATGCGATACCACCGAACGTCCTCGAGTTACTTCGCGAGCAATGTCTCATCGTGCAGAGCGCGGCTAGTAGTCTGTACCGAGCAGCCAGGATATGCGCCACTACAAAGAGCTATCCGACGTTGACGCCTACAGTTAACACCTTAGAGTTCACCGATGGCAACGAAGTGTGTGTTGCGGCACTCGATCAAGGCAAGCTCGATGGGGCACACGAGAGAGGTGCGCGCGTTAACGGCGTGCATCGATGGGTATTCCTTAGGGCTCGGGGACCCCAGTGTAGCGGTGATATCGTGCGAATGATGAGGTCGCTACAACCACTGCTCCAGGACGCGGTGCAGAAGAAGTGTACGACGCGCATGTGGGAGGCACCATACACTGTCGCTGGCCCGCTCACGTGGCGGCAATTCCATCGTCTGGCCGGACGCGGCACCGACGATCGCTGTGAGCCGCAACCGATTCCTGCTCTAGTCGTCGGATACGACCGTGATTGGCTGTCGCTGTCGCCGTACGCGGTCTGCTTCTGGGAAAAACTATCGTTGGAGCCATTCGCCGGACCTAGGGACGTCGCATACGTGGTCGTCGCGCCCGATAGCGATTGTATCGTCAATAGAGTCAAATCGTTCTTCCGGGAACTCTCTTGCACGTATGAG ATCTGTCGATTAGGAAGACACGCGCCAATCTCGAAACAGTTACGCGATGGGATCCTACGTGTCGGTAAATCAACTGCGCAGAAACCTGCAGTGAAACAGTCAACGGATGATTGGTTTAAGCTTCTGGGGGAGAATCATATAGGTGAATTGTTAAGGCTGTACGCCCAAGTATGTAATCATCGGTTAGCTCCGTATTTGACACAAGTTATACAAGACCGCAGTCTGCTAGACTCCAACGAGTCGCAACCACCCAACAAGCAACAGCAACAATCTACTATTCCCGTTTCCGATACCATGCCAGCTACGCCCGATGTACTAACGACAAAACCCGAGTCTGTCG AAGCGGAAAACCCGAGGAGCGAGACACCCTCCTCGAGCACAACGACGAGTCAGACTACTACCAATACAAGCGGTAACACGACGCCAACCTCGCAAACCACGAGCACTACGACGCCGATTACTACGACTACCGGTCCtgatgaagaagaaattgaaCCTCCCGCGATTGTTGTTTACTTTGTTGAGCCTTTCTCATTAGGTGGTACTGAGGACCCCGATCGGCGAAGACTCGCCATTTTGGGTTTACTGAGGATCTATTCCTCCGCGATCAATAACATGCCTGAGAATATGAGATCGAATATTCATGTTCag ATAATATCACTGGAGAGTATAATGGAACTGGGACGAGCTCGCGAGAGGCGAAAAATTCAAGACGAGATGAGAGCCTTGGCATTGAATGTTTTCTTACAAGGCCGTCGATTGTTAAATCATAATTCCACGGTGAAGAGTCTGACGGGTTTCGGTACCGCCGCTGCTGCGGATCTCTTTCTCAAGAGTAAAGAT GAACGGAACAAGGCACCCTACCAGCTCTACGCACCGGCCTTCGTGCTAGCTCCACTTCGAGCAAAAAGCGAGGCTCCCGAATCGTTTGGTATGGCGAGGCCCGAGGAGTGCGCGGTGCTCTACTTGAGTTACTGCTTGAGCGAGGATCAGTCTTGGCTACTGGCGGCTGCGACCGACGACAGGGGGGAAATTTTCGAGACCGCAACTATTAACATCGACATACCCAacaggaaaagaagaaagcgcGCCTCGGCTAGACGCATTGGTCTTCAAAAACTTATGGACTTTATATTGGGCGTGATGTCTCAAGGT GTGCAGCCATGGAGATTAGTTGTAGGCCGAGTAGGACGCATTGGGCATGGCGAATTGAAAGGCTGGAGCTGGTTACTTTCTAGAAAGGCTCTCCTGAAGGCCTCGAaacatttaaaagaaatatgcggACAGTGCAGTCTCCTGTATCCCTCGGCGGCACCTTGCGTACTCAGTGCATGTTTAGTGTCCCTCGAACCGGATTCCACTTTAAGATTGATGGCCGATCAATTCACTCCCGACGAGAGATTCAGTCAAGCGTCTGTAAACTGCCAATTATCCACACCTCAAGATGTTACGTGTACCCACATACTTGTTTTCCCCACTTCCGCTACCACTCAG TCATCGCAGACAGCGTTTCAAGAACAACATAATGTACCCGAGTTGGGAGACGATGAATTATTTTCCGCTCTAAACGACGACATGCCGGAAGGTATGGAGGCAATGGGAGATTTCAACGATATATTCAATGTTTGGCCCGAGCCAGGCGCAGGTGGCGGACAGAGTCCAAGCGGAAGCCCGCATCGCCCGGAAGGATCACCGCACGGAGGGGATGGCGGTGGATCAGGCCTAGGCAATCACGACGGTCCTGGTAGTCCCTTTCCATGCAGCAACACACCAAGA ACAGCAATAGCCGAACAGGCGGAAGAAGTTGGCACGCTTTTGCAACAACCGCTCGCTCTTGGTTATCTGGTATCAACTGCACCAACCGGACGAATGCCACCGTGGTTTTGGGCGGCTTGTCCTCATCTCGAGAACGCTTGTCCAGTTTTCCTGAAGAACGCGTTGCACTTGCACAGTCCCGCGATACAGCAAAACAGTGACGACTTACTTCAGCAACAAAGCGCACCCACTGCTCATCCGTTGGATTCGCAGTATACCACTGATGTGCTCAG GTATGTTCTGGAGGGGTACAACGCATTGTCGTGGCTCGCGTTGGATGCGAACACCAAGGATCGGCTGTCCTGCTTACCAGTGCACGTACAGGCACTCATGCATCTCTACCATGCGACGGCGGCTCTCGTCTGA